The genomic interval ACGCATTAATTCTTGGGAAAAAGAGACCTTTCGAGAAAGGTCATATACTCGAGTAGAATCTCAAAGTGACAAAAAACTAGAAAGACAGAACGAAAGatcacaaaatataaatagaaaagaacttAAGTCacaagataaagaagaaagaaaagatcagaaaCCTAAATCCATAGTAAAAGACCAGGATCATTGGAGAAGATCTGAACGACCATTACTTCCTCATtccaagaatgaaataaaatctcataATTCAAGTAAATACCAtctagaagagagaagaggaagggaagattGTAAAAGAGATAGGGGTGTAAGTAATCATAGTTTTCAAGAAGGAAGATGTCCATCCTTTTCTTCATCCAGCAGAACTCATAAACACATCGACTCCAAGGAAGTTGATGCTGTGCACCAGTGGGAAAATACATCTTTAAGAGCAGAACGGCATAGAACTGAAGATAAGAGGAAAAGAGAAcgagaaagcaaagaagaaaatcggcatataggaaatgaaaaaagaacaccTACAGAACATTTGCAGAAGACTAGCAACGAAACTAAGAAAACCACTACTAATTTGAAGAGACAGAATGAGCCCAAAAGTGATAAAGGTGAAGTCTCTCACAATGAGGTTTCTGAAGGAGCAGATAATAAGGAGCCTGCAATTAAAGCTGACAGTAGTCCAAATgacacaaaaaacaaagacttaaAGTTGAGTTTTATGGAAAAATTGAACTTAACTCTTTCTCCTGCTAAAAAGCAACCTGTTTCTCAGAATAAACACCCGAAAATAACCAGTATCCCCAAATCCAGTGGCATATGTGATTTGGAGTGCTTGGTGCAGGCGACAACAGTGACATATGTTTCCTCTGTCAGTGAACATACCGCAGAGGAAAGCAAATCAAAGTTATTGGAGCCAAAGGATGCTCTTGCAGTTGCATCTGAACCCAGGACCAGTGatccagaaaggaaaatggaaagagagagtaGTTTGTTGGTTAAATCGGTTGAGAATACTATGGGCTATGATGTGCCCATTTGTGGTGCAGAGGCTTCCTTCTCAGCACCTGTGGAAATGGAACAAACAGAATCCTCGTTTCCATCATCAACAGAAATGGAACAAACCATTAATGGTGCCAGGGAAGCAGTTCCTGTGGTAATGGACATGTTACAAACAAATGTTTCTCAAAACTTTGGTTTGGAATTGGATACTAAAAGAAATGATGATTTAAATTCTGGTAGTGTTTCTGAAGGTATGGAGATGAAGGAGCCTTTTGCAACAAAAATAGCTGAATCCAGAGATAGCATTTTGCAGCCCgcagttgaagaaactgaaatttttccAATAGTCATTTCAGAAGACGGTAACCCCAAATTTGAGCCTTCTCTTGTAGATAAACCACTGGATGAAAGTAAGTCTTGTCCTTTGGAGCCTGGCTCACCTAAAGAGACACAAGAATCTTCACTTCAGCAGTCTGAGGTAGTGGACAACAGAATGGAAATCAGTGAAACAAACTCAGTATATAATGATGATGAGAATTCAGTTTTGAGCATTGACCTCAATCATCTGAGGCCTATTCCAGAAGCCATCAGTCCTCTGAATAGTCCAGTGAGACCCGTAGCAAAAGTTCTTAGATTGGAAAGCCCATCTCAAGTTTCATTATGTAATAACAGTCATAAAggtaataatttatattatgttCTATAACTTTTTgtgagaatataaaatttataagcaAGAAGAATTAGTGCTTTTTCCATAACATAATTAACATATTGTTCAGACTCCTGTTAATTAGAGAGCTACATTGAGCCCTTAAATTTAGATAGTTATTTTTTACAAACAAGGGAATGGAAAGACAGGTTGTTGCAAATACTCTTTGCTTgctttcagatatattttttattcaaaagccATCATCAAATGGTATAGAGTAGGTGATGCTGCTAACATGAAGTAAAGATACCTGACCAGTTGGTTGATGGTTATCCAAATGACCAAACTATATCATTACTGCGTACCAACTGAGGCCAGGAAAAACATAGGATGTGATTAAGTATTAAACATTAAcattctactaaaaaaaaaaaacttattaaaataatgactaaTGTCCTATGACATGATTAAATATTAGGCATTACCATTCTACTaagaaaaagctattaaaataatgaattgcCTCAGTACTTAAGTTTTTGCTATATTTAGTATGAAAATGTCAAATGACTAAAACTCAGTTGTCATATgactataatatatttttttcttccacagatATATTTCCACCAAATTCAGCTCAGTCTCCCTCCAAGAGCAAGTCTGATCTCAATAAGGAAAATCAAAAGCCAGTTTGCAAATCTGACAAATTTACAGATGCAGACTACCATAAGAATTCATCATTAGATGAATTGGAAGAAGGAGAAATTATAAGTGACAGTGAAAAATCTAAACCAcaagaaagttttgaaaaaagtGCCAAACCTAGAACTTCTACTGAAGTCCAGAATGCAAAAAGCAGCCCAGGAAGTAGGAAAAGTACTGTGTACTTGGGTAAAGATAGTAGGAAAACATCTATAAAAATTCATCAGACCAAAAGCAGATGGAATAATAGACAAAGTGAATCTAACAGATCttcaaaaacagagaggaaagataAAACCATGAGTACCTCTAGCCTGGAAAAAATTGTTCCAATTATTGCTGTACCCTCTTCTGTACGAGAGATTATGCACATGTTACGAATGATAAGAAAACATGTaaggaaaaattatatgaaattcaaggtAAAATTTTCATTAATGCAATTTCATAGAATTATTGAGTCAGCAATTTTGAATTTTACATCACTAATTAGACACCTTGATTTGTCCAAGATTTCAAAGTCAGTGACTACTTTACAGAATAATCTCTGTGATGTTATAGAATCCAAACTTAAGCAAGTTAAAAAGAATGGCATTGTAGACCGTTTGTTTGAACAGCAGCTaccagatatgaaaaaaaaattgtggaagTTTGTAGATGAAcagctggattatttgtttgcaAAGCTTAAGAAAATCTTAGGAAAGTTTTGTGATTCCATAAACTTTGGCAGTGACAGTGATGAAGGAAAACGTGAAAAGATAAATAAGGAGAAAGCACAATATTCAATTTGTCAGAAGGGGAATATGGACAACTTCAGCAAAGAAACGCTGAAAGAGAAATCCCCCAAATCGGTAGATTCTGTTAATTATAAGTCTTCACTTGGATGtaaaaaacctgaagaaaaacCTCAAGATAATATCAGTATTAACACAGTAAAGCGAGACATTAAAAAAGGTATTAACAGTTGCTTTGATAACATTAAGAACTCCCAGTCTGAAGAACACTCCTTGGAACCAAACTGTCCCCGCACCCCAAAGCCAGGAAAGATGGAAGGCAGCACCATAGAGGATGCACAAACATCCCAGCATGTAGCTCTGAAGCCAGAACGCAGTTTCGAGATTCTTACTGAACAGCAAGCATCTAGCCTTACTTTTAATTTAGTGAGTGATGCACAGATgggtgaaatatttaaaagtttgttacAGGGTTCTGATCTTTTGGATAACAGTGTTAATTGTAATGAAAAAAGTGAATGGGAGTTAAAGACTCCAGAAAAACAGCTGCTGGAGAGTCTTAAGTGCGAATCTATACCAACTTGTACAACTGATGAGCTAGTTTCAGAGGTGGTTTCTCCATGTCCTAAAATGATTAGTGATGATAATTGGTCATTATTATCATCTGAGAAGGGTCCGTCTTTGTCTTCAGGACTTTCTTTGCCAGTTCATCCTGATGTGTTGGATGAAAGCTGTATGTTTGAAGTATCCACTAATACAGCTTTGAGTAAAGATCATGGATGTAGTTCAGAAAAGAGCAAGCCCTGCATTTCCTCCATACTTCTTGAAGATCTCGCAGTCTCTTTAACAGTACCATCACCTCTGAAATCAGATGGTCATCTCAGTTTCTTAAAGCCTGAAGTTTTGTCTAGTTCAACTCCTGAAGAAGTTATTAGTGCCCATTTTAGTGAGGATGCCTTACTTGAGGAAGAGGATGCATCTGAACAAGATATTCATTTAGCTCTGGAGTCTGATAATTCAAGCAGTAAATCAAGTTGTTCATCATGGACGAGTCGGTCTGTTACACCAGGCTTTCAGTACCACCCCAACCTACCCATGCATGCTGTCATAATGGAAAAGTCCAATGATCATTTCATTGTGAAAATACGGCGTGCTGCACCGTCTACCTCCCCTAGTCTTAAACAGAATATGATAGCTGATGAGTCATTGGCATCCTTGCCCAGAGTGGAAAAAGAAGCCGATAAAGCAGCCGCGAACGAACGTGTTGCGTGTCAGAGTGGAGTTTTTAAATCTGTGGAGGAATTAAATTCCAACAATAATGTTGATAGCAGTAAATCAGCTCGTGAAGAACAGGACTGTATGATACAGACACAGGTTCCTGATATATACGAATTTCTTAAAGATGCTTCAGGTAAAGTGAGTCATAGTAATGAAATGGCTGATGAGTGTTTCAAGTTGCATCAAGTATGGGAACCAAAAGAACCTGAAAGCATTGAAGAATTGCCTCCAATGGAAGAAATTTCACATTCTGTTGAGGATCATCTTCCAAACACATATATAGACCTCACAAAAGATCCAGTCACTGAGACCAAAAACTTGGGGGAATTCATAGaagtaacagttttaaatattgatCAGTTGGGATGCTCTGAAGGCAATTTGGATCAGAATGCTCAAATACTAGATAATATGCAGCCTGATACTGTAGATGCTTTTATTGATTTGACACAAGAGGTTTCAAGTGAGAGTAAAAATGAGAGTAACCGTCCTGCTTTAGGTGTTGAACACTTGGAGTGTCAGGTGATCTGTGTAGATGAAGATAACTCTAAGGAAGAAAAGATGCAAGTGGCAAACGGACCTTTCGAATGCATTGTTGAGGAAGCCTGTATCGATGTGACCTCAGAACCTTCCAGTTTATGTGAAGTAAAAAAGGATGATTTAAAATCAGAGCCAGCATCAAATTCTGATAGTTCAGTGTTGCCTGGGACTTTGGATAATGctcctaaaaagagaaaaaaccttTCTGATCTAAATCATTCTcctaagaaacagagaaaggaaacagacttAAACAGTAGGGAAAAGACCAAGAAAATTACCCAGGATTCTGGTGAGAATGGTGAAGCTCACCGAAAGAAAGCCAGTAAGAAAAAGGCCGCTGCAGTGACTAAAGATCCCTCCTCATTGAAGTCAAGCCCAGGGATTGAGGATCTGTCAGTAGCAACTGCCAGTTCTCCTACAAGCCTTTCTGCAAAGAATGTTattaaaaagaagggagaaattaTAGTTTTATGGACAAGGTAAGAATCTTGAGACTTTTAAGTCACCAGGAAATTTTGGGAGTCAATGCATCTGTTCTGTCATGTCATCATAGTTTTAGGCAAGTGATGACTGACTTCAAAAGTGGCCAAAATCGGTAGAGGCTGCATTCTAGGGTGCAGTCCAGCTGGAATATAGAACAGACTAGAGCAGGGACTCTTACCCAGGTATGTGCATTAGCACCATGGACATAACTtttcactgtttgtttttttaattattttttaactttttcaattaaaaattctttcatttgtaaGGAACTGGTATAACCAcattttagaaaggaagaatgatgATGGTGACACGGGCAAAAAGTGCATTTGTAATTTGAGTCTTCCCCTAAACTAGGAGTTTCAAAAAAGTCTCATCAATTGGTTGTCCTCTTGACTTTCAtgtaaactttttaagaaatggacATTTAAAGTTAACTGCATTTGTGAACCACTGGACTAGAAGTTCATGCTCTCCAGACTTAACTAGAGCACATAATGAGGGAGCTGAATCATGTTGAAATTGGTGACCAGTTTTATTCAATAtagtttaaattgttttattctatttcaattaattacatttaattaaaaaatatatatttatttcaagagggagagcatgcatgtgcaaatgggggagggacagagagggggagaggggaaaaaggagagggaaagagaaaatagcagtttacatgctgtcagcatggagcccaacatgtcAATCCCgggagttgtgagatcatgacctgagcaaaaatcaagagtcaggcacttaaacACGCACcccttattttactttctatagagatttattttaacCGAAAGTACTAGCTACCACAGACCACTTCCAGTCTCTAAAGTGGAATTTGGGGACATACACATTTGGGGAACATTTGGTGTTTGAATGCACCTGGAGTGCCTGGCTCCATTTGAGAGTaccacatcatttttaaaaagttttattaattaattaattgatttagagagagcacaagccggggaggggcagagagagagagagaatcccaagcaggctctacttcatcagcacagagccctattgaactcaagaactgtgagaccatgaccagggccgagatcaagagtagaatgctcaactgtaccacccaggcaccctgagagttccacattctttctcctttgaCACCTTGAGCTTAGCTCAAGTCTCTAGAAGTGcacctttgcttttgcttttttaaaaatttttttaatgttttatttatttttgacacataagagcatgagagtgggaggggcagagagagaaggagacacagaaccggaagcaggctccaggctctgagctagctgtcagcacagagcctgacatggggctcgaacccacaaatgtgagatctgacctgagctgacgtcggaggcttaaccaaccgagccacccaggcgcccattttatttatttttgagacagatagcgtgagcagggcagggtcagagagagagggagacacagaatctgaaacaggctccaggctctgagctagctgtcagcacagagcccgatgagggtcttgaacccacaaaccatgagatcgtgacctgagcctaagccggatgctcaaccaactgagccacccaggtgcccctgcttttgcTTTTAACTTCTAGTCCTGGACATGCTCAGAGGTCTGGGGGAACTCTATAGCAAACCCCTGGTGACCACTTTTGTTCAATACCATAGTCTTCCATGTCTTCATTCCAGATAATTTATAGATGGCAGAGTAGAATCTCAGAGATTATAACACACACTGGTTCAGGTCATGTAGAAAAACATAAGTCTGGGAATGAGAATACTTGGATTCTGTTTTACTTTTGGGTTTTCTGCTTATGAAGACTATGATCTTGTTTGGGCCCTAATTTTAAAAGTACTCTATACTTtgagggccctgggtggctcagttggttaaacctctgacttcagctcatgccatgatctcatggtttgtgagttcaagccccacatcggactctgctgtcagtgcagaggccacttcggatcctctgtctccctctctctctgcacctcccctgtgtgtgaacatgtgtactttctctcaaaaataaacattaaaaaaaaagtactctatacattaaaggtaaaatttaaaaaaaatctttagttttATCATCAGAATAAATTGCATTGTTTTAgaaattttggggggtgcctgggtggctcggtcagttgagcatctgagtccagctcaggtcataatcttgcagtgtgtgagttccagccccacatcaggctctgtgctgacagctaagagcctggagcctacttcagattctgtgtgtgtctctgcctcttccccactcacactcttgtctctctctgtctctcaaaaacaaataaatgttaaattttaaaaaaacttttgggAAATATCTGTGAACTCAAAGATTAAAATCATCCATAGTATTTCTCAGAAATAATCACTGTTCTATTTTGGCATATGCAaggctttgttgttgttgtttctttgtttctgtgggcttttaataaaaacatcaCCTCCTATTTGTAGACATTAAGGCAGAGGAATTTTTATCTTTCTACTCTAATctataaaagctaaaataacacttttctctctttagaaATGATGACCGGGAAATTTTATTGGAGTGTCAGAAAAGAGGGCCatcactgaaaacattttcttatttagcAGCCAAGTTGAATAAAAATCCTTATCAGGTAACTACCCAATTTTACATCTCTATAATTTTACAAATGTTTCTACTATAAATGCTTAGATTTAACCTTTATCATGTTTAAAATAGGTAGATATTTATTAgctagtttctttaaaaaaatttttttgaatgtctctttattttgagagagcgcaaatGGGGGAGTGgcaaacagagatggagagagagaatcccaagcaggctgcacactgtccacacagagctgatgtgggggttgatctcacaaaccatgagatcaagacctgagctgaaatccagagttggatgctcaactgactgagctacccaggtgctttTATTAGCTAGTTTCTTTAACAGTATGGCTCTTTACGTAGGACTGTTAAAAACTTGGTGAGAGggacctgactggctcagtcaatagagcacgtgactcttgatctcaggatcttgagtttgagctccactttgggtgtagagattagttaaggaaatttaaaaaaaaaaaaaaaatcttggtgaCTGTGGAAGAAGTTTGGAACAGTCCTAAATCTTTCCCTATTTTCTTACCATTTACTTATGTGATCTCAAGCTGTCTTATAATGATGTTTGCTTCTTTAAGAATGTTTAATATTGAGAAATTAAACTAGCAgtcacttggggcacctgggtggctcagtaggttaagtctccgacttcggctcaggtcatgatctcacggttcatgggttggagccctggtcgggctctgtgctgacagctagctcagaacctggagcctgtcttcacattctgtgtctccctctctctctgaccctcccctgcttgctctctctctctctctctctctctctctctcaaaaataaataaaacattaaaaaaaaacaacctagcAGTCACCTGtagtatgaaaatattttatttttccaaacattacttcatgtttttattattgagggcAACTTTGTCTTTAGATGTTTTGTGAAAATATTCatcacagataaaaaaaaatattattgagatgTTTGTAATTAacagccatttaaaatttttcaggtCTCAGAAAGATTCCAGCAGCTAATGAAGCTCTTTGAAAAGTCAAAATGCAGGTAGTTAATGGTTCTGCTACAGGAGACTAGTAAATATCTGACTCTGTAACTGTGCAGTTAATGGCCTGTTAGTCACTGAAGATACAAATAGTGGGTGAGAGACTTCTAGTTGAGTTTCTGCATCAGGCAGAGTTTGGAGGATGGCTGCTGGTGCAGGAAGGTCGCCTCATCCGTAGGGACAGCTCAGAGTGAAGCCTGCTGCCGCTCAGACCAGCATGGCATTTCTCCTCagcgctctttttttttttttcctggagtctAATTGACATACCATATTACATTTCTCTTCAACCTTCTGATTGCTGATGAGTCTAAGATGTGGGAGGAATCCTTTGGATgactaacaaaaaaattttttatagatgaaggaaaaACATTCTTGAATAGCATATATCCCACAGGCAATGAACTCTGTAGTCTTTGAAATTTGGTATTTTCAAGTTTTAGTCAGGcgtactaaaatattttaaaatataaaacctatGTCATTCATAAACATAAAATCCATTGTCATCTGAATAGATGACATGATTTACCAATGTAAATTATTAATGATGTTCACAGACATGTTTTCTTAGTTTACTTAAGTCATTCCCATACAGGCAGTAATTATCAGCAGGTTTTTTTCGGCAAGACCTGAACCAATTGCTTAGATATTTTGGACTTTACATAAGGAAAGTTGTAAAAGAACTTAACCTATCACtatctttgaatttatttgtagTCCTAATTACTTGAATGCAGAACACCCAGTTTGAAATTAAATTCAGTTCAGATTAAATCTGGAGAGAATCCACATTTGGACAGAGATCTTAGTGTGAAGGGTCCTTATATTTTTGAGGTTTAAATCGACTTTTGGACCTAATGTAAATTTTATTGTCTGTGGATAATCTGTTAATTTCAATATCTTCTCTAAACAACTAGTTTAGTAAGGAGGTCTTCAGAAGATACTTAGCAGTTTACTGTGAAGTTAAAATCCTATTTACATAATTCAGAATGTAAGATTGAATAATGGAGAATTTAAATAGAGTAAGGTTATTCTTTAAGAACCTTTTAAAATGGTCtgattatttttcagatttactgtgctttaaaattttttactgcctttaagaaattaaactgaatttttattttacctgaaTGTTATCTTAAAAAGTGAGTTCCATTCCCTTGTGAAGATAATATGTACATTTATGAAAGAATTACCTTGTATCTGGAAGTGATGCTTAACTAGTTTgaaatttccaaatttctttacAAATCTAACATCTTTAGTGGATTTgttacttgaaattttatttgcatGAGAGCAAAATCTTTTCCATCTAAGTGCTATAGTCTTATTAGATTCTTATCAGAGTCAGAATATAGCAATAAAGTTACCAAACTGATTCTATAAAAAGCTCGTTCTTTATCACTGATATTATCTGAGTGAACTCATTTAAAGAACAACGCCTTATAAAATGGTCATcagaaaaatagaatcataaCTTCAGCATTTTCTTACATTACAGATAAATTGCTGAATTCCTTGGAGTCTTGATTTGATATTGCATATTTCACAGAAGCTGGGAATTTCTCATGTTTTAAATGGGGAAGTAGAAGGCAGTTTTATGGCATATTTGATTACTAGTAAAAATCTCCATTTGCT from Suricata suricatta isolate VVHF042 chromosome 7, meerkat_22Aug2017_6uvM2_HiC, whole genome shotgun sequence carries:
- the CASP8AP2 gene encoding CASP8-associated protein 2 isoform X2, translated to MAADDDNGDGTSLFDVFSASPLKNNDEGSLDIYAGLDSAASDSASKSCAPSRNCLDLYEEILTEEGTAKEATYNDLQVEYGKCQLQMKELMKKFKEIQTQNCSLKNENQSLKKNISALIKTARVEINRKDEEINNLHQRLSEFSHFRNNHKTLRTPDIVKTKDLKSRSPHLDDCAKTDLRVKSDISKDVHHSTSLPNSEKEGKSHCEKKSTLYLSPFTEKHCNNGIWSRSHYQVGESISNEDNRRGRKDIRHSQYSRGTDRIRKDLNTSCGDGESRNTEASQRLQGRPEKYGKGEPKAESKNSKFKSNTDLDYKNERINSWEKETFRERSYTRVESQSDKKLERQNERSQNINRKELKSQDKEERKDQKPKSIVKDQDHWRRSERPLLPHSKNEIKSHNSSKYHLEERRGREDCKRDRGVSNHSFQEGRCPSFSSSSRTHKHIDSKEVDAVHQWENTSLRAERHRTEDKRKRERESKEENRHIGNEKRTPTEHLQKTSNETKKTTTNLKRQNEPKSDKGEVSHNEVSEGADNKEPAIKADSSPNDTKNKDLKLSFMEKLNLTLSPAKKQPVSQNKHPKITSIPKSSGICDLECLVQATTVTYVSSVSEHTAEESKSKLLEPKDALAVASEPRTSDPERKMERESSLLVKSVENTMGYDVPICGAEASFSAPVEMEQTESSFPSSTEMEQTINGAREAVPVVMDMLQTNVSQNFGLELDTKRNDDLNSGSVSEGMEMKEPFATKIAESRDSILQPAVEETEIFPIVISEDGNPKFEPSLVDKPLDESKSCPLEPGSPKETQESSLQQSEVVDNRMEISETNSVYNDDENSVLSIDLNHLRPIPEAISPLNSPVRPVAKVLRLESPSQVSLCNNSHKDIFPPNSAQSPSKSKSDLNKENQKPVCKSDKFTDADYHKNSSLDELEEGEIISDSEKSKPQESFEKSAKPRTSTEVQNAKSSPGSRKSTVYLGKDSRKTSIKIHQTKSRWNNRQSESNRSSKTERKDKTMSTSSLEKIVPIIAVPSSVREIMHMLRMIRKHVRKNYMKFKVKFSLMQFHRIIESAILNFTSLIRHLDLSKISKSVTTLQNNLCDVIESKLKQVKKNGIVDRLFEQQLPDMKKKLWKFVDEQLDYLFAKLKKILGKFCDSINFGSDSDEGKREKINKEKAQYSICQKGNMDNFSKETLKEKSPKSVDSVNYKSSLGCKKPEEKPQDNISINTVKRDIKKGINSCFDNIKNSQSEEHSLEPNCPRTPKPGKMEGSTIEDAQTSQHVALKPERSFEILTEQQASSLTFNLVSDAQMGEIFKSLLQGSDLLDNSVNCNEKSEWELKTPEKQLLESLKCESIPTCTTDELVSEVVSPCPKMISDDNWSLLSSEKGPSLSSGLSLPVHPDVLDESCMFEVSTNTALSKDHGCSSEKSKPCISSILLEDLAVSLTVPSPLKSDGHLSFLKPEVLSSSTPEEVISAHFSEDALLEEEDASEQDIHLALESDNSSSKSSCSSWTSRSVTPGFQYHPNLPMHAVIMEKSNDHFIVKIRRAAPSTSPSLKQNMIADESLASLPRVEKEADKAAANERVACQSGVFKSVEELNSNNNVDSSKSAREEQDCMIQTQVPDIYEFLKDASGKVSHSNEMADECFKLHQVWEPKEPESIEELPPMEEISHSVEDHLPNTYIDLTKDPVTETKNLGEFIEVTVLNIDQLGCSEGNLDQNAQILDNMQPDTVDAFIDLTQEVSSESKNESNRPALGVEHLECQVICVDEDNSKEEKMQVANGPFECIVEEACIDVTSEPSSLCEVKKDDLKSEPASNSDSSVLPGTLDNAPKKRKNLSDLNHSPKKQRKETDLNSREKTKKITQDSGENGEAHRKKASKKKAAAVTKDPSSLKSSPGIEDLSVATASSPTSLSAKNVIKKKGEIIVLWTRNDDREILLECQKRGPSLKTFSYLAAKLNKNPYQVSERFQQLMKLFEKSKCR
- the CASP8AP2 gene encoding CASP8-associated protein 2 isoform X1; amino-acid sequence: MAADDDNGDGTSLFDVFSASPLKNNDEGSLDIYAGLDSAASDSASKSCAPSRNCLDLYEEILTEEGTAKEATYNDLQVEYGKCQLQMKELMKKFKEIQTQNCSLKNENQSLKKNISALIKTARVEINRKDEEINNLHQRLSEFSHFRNNHKTLRTPDIVKTKDLKSRSPHLDDCAKTDLRVKSDISKDVHHSTSLPNSEKEGKSHCEKKSTLYLSPFTEKHCNNGIWSRSHYQVGESISNEDNRRGRKDIRHSQYSRGTDRIRKDLNTSCGDGESRNTEASQRLQGRPEKYGKGEPKAESKNSKFKSNTDLDYKNERINSWEKETFRERSYTRVESQSDKKLERQNERSQNINRKELKSQDKEERKDQKPKSIVKDQDHWRRSERPLLPHSKNEIKSHNSSKYHLEERRGREDCKRDRGVSNHSFQEGRCPSFSSSSRTHKHIDSKEVDAVHQWENTSLRAERHRTEDKRKRERESKEENRHIGNEKRTPTEHLQKTSNETKKTTTNLKRQNEPKSDKGEVSHNEVSEGADNKEPAIKADSSPNDTKNKDLKLSFMEKLNLTLSPAKKQPVSQNKHPKITSIPKSSGICDLECLVQATTVTYVSSVSEHTAEESKSKLLEPKDALAVASEPRTSDPERKMERESSLLVKSVENTMGYDVPICGAEASFSAPVEMEQTESSFPSSTEMEQTINGAREAVPVVMDMLQTNVSQNFGLELDTKRNDDLNSGSVSEGMEMKEPFATKIAESRDSILQPAVEETEIFPIVISEDGNPKFEPSLVDKPLDESKSCPLEPGSPKETQESSLQQSEVVDNRMEISETNSVYNDDENSVLSIDLNHLRPIPEAISPLNSPVRPVAKVLRLESPSQVSLCNNSHKDIFPPNSAQSPSKSKSDLNKENQKPVCKSDKFTDADYHKNSSLDELEEGEIISDSEKSKPQESFEKSAKPRTSTEVQNAKSSPGSRKSTVYLGKDSRKTSIKIHQTKSRWNNRQSESNRSSKTERKDKTMSTSSLEKIVPIIAVPSSVREIMHMLRMIRKHVRKNYMKFKVKFSLMQFHRIIESAILNFTSLIRHLDLSKISKSVTTLQNNLCDVIESKLKQVKKNGIVDRLFEQQLPDMKKKLWKFVDEQLDYLFAKLKKILGKFCDSINFGSDSDEGKREKINKEKAQYSICQKGNMDNFSKETLKEKSPKSVDSVNYKSSLGCKKPEEKPQDNISINTVKRDIKKGINSCFDNIKNSQSEEHSLEPNCPRTPKPGKMEGSTIEDAQTSQHVALKPERSFEILTEQQASSLTFNLVSDAQMGEIFKSLLQGSDLLDNSVNCNEKSEWELKTPEKQLLESLKCESIPTCTTDELVSEVVSPCPKMISDDNWSLLSSEKGPSLSSGLSLPVHPDVLDESCMFEVSTNTALSKDHGCSSEKSKPCISSILLEDLAVSLTVPSPLKSDGHLSFLKPEVLSSSTPEEVISAHFSEDALLEEEDASEQDIHLALESDNSSSKSSCSSWTSRSVTPGFQYHPNLPMHAVIMEKSNDHFIVKIRRAAPSTSPSLKQNMIADESLASLPRVEKEADKAAANERVACQSGVFKSVEELNSNNNVDSSKSAREEQDCMIQTQVPDIYEFLKDASGKVSHSNEMADECFKLHQVWEPKEPESIEELPPMEEISHSVEDHLPNTYIDLTKDPVTETKNLGEFIEVTVLNIDQLGCSEGNLDQNAQILDNMQPDTVDAFIDLTQEVSSESKNESNRPALGVEHLECQVICVDEDNSKEEKMQVANGPFECIVEEACIDVTSEPSSLCEVKKDDLKSEPASNSDSSVLPGTLDNAPKKRKNLSDLNHSPKKQRKETDLNSREKTKKITQDSGENGEAHRKKASKKKAAAVTKDPSSLKSSPGIEDLSVATASSPTSLSAKNVIKKKGEIIVLWTRNDDREILLECQKRGPSLKTFSYLAAKLNKNPYQPFKIFQVSERFQQLMKLFEKSKCR